The proteins below are encoded in one region of Archocentrus centrarchus isolate MPI-CPG fArcCen1 chromosome 13, fArcCen1, whole genome shotgun sequence:
- the LOC115790079 gene encoding NACHT, LRR and PYD domains-containing protein 1b allele 3-like, with amino-acid sequence MADGKHFVDKHRLDLIRRVSNISPILDELYDNGVVDQEVYDRIRALPTFQDKMREIYRCSMNAEKAKDIFYKSLSANEKFLIEELLTKK; translated from the coding sequence GAAAGCATTTTGTGGACAAACACAGACTCGACCTGATCCGGAGAGTGAGCAACATCTCCCCCATTCTGGATGAGCTCTATGACAATGGAGTGGTCGACCAAGAAGTTTACGACCGGATCAGAGCTCTGCCGACCTTTCAGGACAAGATGAGGGAGATCTACAGGTGTTCCATGAATGCTGAGAAAGCCAAAGACATCTTCTATAAAAGCCTTTCAGCAAATGAGAAGTTTCTCATCGAAGAGCTTCTTACAAAGAAgtaa